The Lolium rigidum isolate FL_2022 chromosome 2, APGP_CSIRO_Lrig_0.1, whole genome shotgun sequence genomic interval ggcgccagccctcagaccccttttgtcgcgggtcgtaatacggcccgcgacaaaagggcgcgacaaaaggccctgcccgctccacatggtttcgaggCGACGTGGCCagaccatttgtcgcgggtgcaggcgcgcccgcgacaaaaggctcccacggaagccctgttttccactagtgctgcTAGCCTACTCGTCACTGAACACCGGCATGGCCGAGACTCCAGGCAGGAAAAATAGCTTGTCGTCATCCTGCAAGTTACAAGCGCTCTCTCTACCCAATTTAGATTTGATTCCTCCTTACGCGTCACGCCACTTCAAAAGTGTGTTACCTATATTTGCATTATTGGATGCATTCTTGGGAATCTTTTGCTTTTTATCTAGACGTCCATTCTTCTCTTTTCATTAAGACCCGCTCAATTTGCACAGCTAGAGGGAATATTGCGATGTGCTGTCACATGTGTTTCTCTCGTATTATAATTTAGCCTTGTCGCTTACTTCTCGATTACACATTAGATGCAAGTTTGTGCATGGAGCATCTGCAATATAGGTTGATAATCGCATGATACACCGGTGTCCAAAAACTGCAAATCTTCGCTCAAGTGATGGAGAAAGTTGACAGGAGAGAGAAAGCCACTTTTTTATTCAcacaagtattccgtgaaatctgctGAAATGATACAATTGTTTCATATCTTCTGCTTTAGAAATACTCTTTAAATCTAGACCTAATGATGCCCCAAACGCCACAATTTACTTTGGACAAAACTGTGAATACACTTGCATTTAAAAAAAGCACCCTCAAATAGTGTGCAAAAACATTACTGAATATTTGTAGCGGCCTCACCAAATCAAAATAAGAGCAAGTTACATATTTTATATGTAGAGAATACTcacctgggagccgaattgagtttccgaATACTTAAGTTCTTAAAAATCTGAATGATAATCTCCTGCTTTTATTTTGTTCAGGGTTGCCCTGTCTCTTTAGAGCCTAATATTTTTTTTTGCTCAACTGACGCTTCGAAGTAGCGTATTCTTCTTTGAATTAGAAAAATATTCGTCTCAACCTTGCATTATAAAATTATGATAAGAAATCGGGTACACATGGAAAAACTCTGTTTGACTCCCATACTCTTCTTGGTATAATTGCTTTCGAAAAGAGGTATTGTGAGATGTGTATTTCATGGAGTAGTAAATGAATACTTATTGAATGGAGTAAGTTTGTGTGACATGCGAATATAACTTGTACTCGTGCTGCCTAGCATAAACTCATGAAGCTAGGAAGCACTACCACTTGACCGTGTAAATAAGGCAATACACATTGGATGCAGCCTTACACATCACACAACTAGGAAAGTGTGCTACATATATTCTGCATTAGGTCCATCCTTACTCATATTTTGATTTTCATCTAGACCACACCCGGCCCATTCATCGTTTCTCCTTAATTTCTCGATAAATTAGCCCATGCTCTCGTCCCTTTAACTAAACAATAACAAAGCGCAAAACTTTCTAGCGTGTCCTTTCAGACCGATCGAGTGGCGACGGTGCGTTCAGATTTGAGAAAAAAAATCGATGGGCCAAACTTCACCAGCCCATGTTTCATCTATTTAAAGCATTGGTTCCCTCTCTCAAGGCAACCTTCAAACACCACATCTCCTCTAGGTACACTAGTCTCGGCTCACACCATCTGCACCCATTTGTAGTTGATACATAACAATGGCCTCCACGAACAGCTGGACCCTCGAGTTGGAGTCGAAGGTGTCCGCTCCACGCAAGTTCCGTGCCATCGCCATGGACTGGCACACTCTGGCACCTAAGCTTGCCCCACACATCGTCGAAAGTGCCCACCACATTGAGGGAGATGGCGGCGTCGGCAGCGTTCGGCACTACAATTGTGGCTCAGGTACACATACCACACATGTTGTCCGACCGAAATGTTCAAACCTTAACACATAGTTTATCATGCAGCCATTCCCTTCAACGTCATGAAGAAGAAGGTTGAGTTCCTTGATGTGGACAAATGCGAGTGCAGATACACCCTAGAGTGTGACGGTGTTGAGACGTCCACGTGGAGCATCAAGATGAAGCCAACGGCCAACGGTGGGAGTGTGGCGAAGGTGGAATGCACGTCCAAGGGCGTGCAGGATAATGACATGATGCTCAAGGCCAAGGACTCGGCTGCCGAAATGTTCAAGAATGTTGAGG includes:
- the LOC124688768 gene encoding pathogenesis-related protein 1-like; this translates as MASTNSWTLELESKVSAPRKFRAIAMDWHTLAPKLAPHIVESAHHIEGDGGVGSVRHYNCGSAIPFNVMKKKVEFLDVDKCECRYTLECDGVETSTWSIKMKPTANGGSVAKVECTSKGVQDNDMMLKAKDSAAEMFKNVEAYLIANPDAYN